One part of the Vitis riparia cultivar Riparia Gloire de Montpellier isolate 1030 chromosome 6, EGFV_Vit.rip_1.0, whole genome shotgun sequence genome encodes these proteins:
- the LOC117916964 gene encoding subtilisin-like protease SBT4.4, which yields MEGVVSIFPNRLLQLHTTRSWEFMGLSETVKRNPTVESDTIIGVIDSGIWPESQSFSDEGFSSIPKKWKGVCQGGKNFTCNKKVIGARTYIYDDSARDPIGHGTHTASTAAGNKVEDVSFFELAQGNARGGVPSARIAVYKVCSEYGCQSADILAAFDDAISDGVDIITVSLGPASGATPLDADPIAIGAFHAMVKGILTLNSAGNSGPSSGSVGSVAPWMVSVAASTTDRAFVTKVVLGDGKIINGRSINTFALNGTKFPLVYGKVLPNSSVCHNNPALDCDVPCLQKIIANGNILLCRSPVVNVALGFGARGVIRREDGRSIFPLPVSDLGEREFAMVEAYANSTEKAEADILKSESIKDLSAPMLASFSSRGPSNIIAEIIKPDISAPGVNILAAFSPIVPIMKYDKRRAKYSMLSGTSMSCPHAAGAAAYVKTFHPDWSPSAIRSALMTTAWPMNATANPAAEFGYGSGHINPAQAIDPGLVYEAFKDDYTKMMCGMGYDTRTVRLISGDNTTTCTTGVTEGAVKDLNYPSMASPADQHKPFNISFLRTVTNVGQANSTYQAKITADPLMKVQVNPNVLSFTSLNEKKSLVVTVSGEALDKQPKVSASLVWTDGTHSVRSPIVIYQLSST from the exons ATGGAGGGAGTGGTGTCTATTTTCCCAAATAGACTTCTCCAACTTCACACAACAAGGTCTTGGGAATTCATGGGATTGTCTGAAACCGTTAAACGGAATCCCACTGTTGAGAGTGATACTATTATAGGTGTTATTGACTCTGGAATCTGGCCTGAATCACAAAGCTTTAGTGATGAAGGTTTTAGTTCAAttccaaaaaaatggaaaggtgTTTGTCAAGGCGGCAAAAATTTCACTTGCAACAA GAAGGTAATTGGAGCTCGAACATACATTTATGATGATTCTGCAAGGGACCCTATCGGTCATGGAACCCACACAGCCTCCACAGCAGCTGGCAACAAAGTAGAAGATGTGAGCTTTTTTGAGCTGGCACAAGGAAATGCAAGAGGAGGGGTTCCTTCTGCAAGAATAGCTGTGTACAAAGTTTGTTCTGAATACGGATGCCAGAGTGCAGATATCTTGGCTGCCTTCGACGATGCCATTTCTGATGGGGTTGACATCATTACCGTATCATTAGGACCCGCTTCTGGAGCCACTCCTTTGGATGCAGACCCCATAGCAATTGGTGCTTTTCATGCTATGGTGAAAGGTATTTTAACATTGAATTCTGCAGGAAATAGTGGTCCATCATCAGGTTCAGTCGGAAGCGTTGCTCCATGGATGGTCAGTGTAGCTGCAAGCACCACTGACCGTGCATTTGTTACCAAGGTTGTTCTTGGGgatggaaaaataataaat GGTCGTTCAATTAATACTTTTGCGTTGAATGGAACCAAGTTTCCCCTTGTATATGGGAAAGTTCTTCCAAATTCTAGTGTTTGTCATAACAATCCTGCCCT GGATTGTGATGTACCCTGTCTACAGAAAATTATAGCAAACGGAAATATTTTACTGTGTAGAAGCCCTGTAGTAAATGTGGCTCTAGGTTTTGGAGCCCGTGGCGTAATCAGACGAGAAGACGGTCGTTCTATATTCCCCTTGCCTGTATCAGACTTAGGGGAACGAGAATTTGCAATGGTTGAGGCCTACGCCAATTCCACCGA AAAAGCAGAAGCGGACATATTGAAAAGTGAGTCCATCAAAGATCTTTCTGCGCCCATGCTGGCTTCATTTTCATCACGAGGGCCAAGCAATATCATAGCTGAGATTATAAAG CCAGATATAAGTGCTCCCGGAGTAAATATCTTGGCGGCATTTTCCCCAATTGTTCCAATTATGAAGTACGACAAGAGGAGAGCTAAATACAGTATGCTATCAGGAACGTCCATGTCTTGCCCCCATGCTGCTGGAGCTGCTGCTTACGTTAAGACTTTCCACCCAGACTGGTCTCCTTCCGCCATCCGATCTGCTCTTATGACTACTG CCTGGCCCATGAATGCTACTGCAAATCCAGCTGCTGAATTTGGCTATGGATCTGGGCATATTAATCCAGCGCAAGCCATAGATCCTGGTCTGGTTTATGAAGCCTTTAAGGATGACTACACAAAGATGATGTGCGGAATGGGCTATGACACAAGGACAGTAAGGCTCATATCAGGTGACAACACTACCACTTGTACTACAGGTGTTACTGAAGGTGCCGTAAAGGATCTCAACTATCCTTCCATGGCATCTCCAGCTGACCAACACAAGCCTTTTAACATTAGTTTTCTGAGAACAGTTACCAATGTTGGCCAGGCCAATTCTACTTACCAAGCAAAGATCACTGCAGATCCTCTCATGAAAGTCCAAGTAAATCCTAACGTTCTCTCCTTCACCtcattaaatgagaaaaaatctTTAGTGGTAACGGTTTCAGGAGAAGCATTGGATAAACAACCAAAGGTATCTGCATCGCTGGTGTGGACCGATGGCACTCATAGTGTGAGGAGTCCCATTGTTATCTACCAACTTTCCTCAACATGA
- the LOC117915899 gene encoding leucine-rich repeat protein 1-like — translation MALCSASALTLTLTLTVTVYLVGGNSEGDTLYTLRRSLSDPDNVLQSWDPTLVNPCTWFHVTCNQDNRVTRVDLGNSNLSGHLVPELGKLKYLQYLELYKNHIQGTIPVELGNLRSLISLDLYSNNISGTIPASLGKLKSLVFLRLNDNQLTGQIPRELVGISSLKIVDVSSNNLCGTIPTTGPFEHIPLNKYALIYLSSTL, via the exons ATGGCGTTGTGTTCTGCCTCAGCCCTAACCCTAACCTTAACCCTAACCGTCACTGTCTATTTGGTTGGTGGGAATTCAGAAGGAGACACTCTCTACACACTGCGGCGAAGCTTGTCAGATCCGGATAACGTCCTTCAGAGCTGGGATCCAACCCTCGTTAATCCTTGCACTTGGTTTCATGTCACCTGTAACCAGGACAATCGCGTTACTCGAGt GGACTTGGGTAATTCAAACCTCTCTGGTCATCTGGTACCTGAACTTGGGAAGCTCAAGTATCTGCAGTATCT GGAGCTTTACAAAAACCACATTCAAGGAACTATCCCTGTTGAGCTTGGCAATTTGAGGAGCCTAATCAGCTTGGACTTATATAGCAACAACATCTCAGGGACTATTCCAGCTTCTCTGGGGAAATTAAAGTCTCTAGTATTCTT ACGGCTTAATGACAATCAGTTAACTGGTCAAATCCCAAGGGAACTTGTTGGTATATCAAGCCTCAAAATTGT TGATGTTTCAAGCAACAACTTATGTGGAACAATTCCAACAACCGGACCATTTGAGCACATTCCATTGAACAAGTATGCCTTAATTTATCTTTCTTCTACTTTATGA